A window of the Pogona vitticeps strain Pit_001003342236 chromosome 4, PviZW2.1, whole genome shotgun sequence genome harbors these coding sequences:
- the ANKS1A gene encoding ankyrin repeat and SAM domain-containing protein 1A isoform X10, translating into MLEQSVGEWLESIGLQQYESKLLLNGFDDVRFLGYNVMEDQDLREIGISDPQHRRKLLQAARSLPKVKSLGCDGTQPSVPAWLDSLGLQDYIQSFLSSGYSSIDSVKNLWELELVNVLKVNLLGHRKRIIASLADRPYEEPPQKPPRFSQLRCQDLISQTSSPLSQSDSCTGRSAELLLPLGDAGKRRHESSHDTASYPRTERLKTQEERRESKLTLRPPSLAAPYAPVQHWQHQPEKLIFESCGYEANYLGSMLIKDLRGTESTQDACAKMRKSTEHMKKIPTIILSITYKGVKFIDASNKNVIAEHEIRNISCAAQDPEDLCTFAYITKDLQTSHHYCHVFSTVDVNLTYEIILTLGQAFEVAYQLALQAQKSKHPGALTAETTETKSSKPVPKPRASMRKSALEPSEVDQDSQSHASVSWVVEPKQDSKRTVSTKYETTIF; encoded by the exons GGCTATAATGTCATGGAGGATCAGGACCTTCGAGAAATTGGTATTAGTGACCCACAGCATCGCAGGAAACTTCTCCAGGCTGCACGCTCCCTTCCTAAG GTGAAATCCCTGGGATGTGATGGGACTCAGCCTTCTGTTCCTGCTTGGCTGGACTCCCTAGGGCTACAAGATTACATTCAATCATTTTTGTCAAGTGGCTACAGCTCTATAGACTCTGTGAAAAACCTTTGGGAACTTGAACTAGTAAAT GTGCTGAAAGTAAATCTTCTTGGCCATCGCAAGCGTATAATAGCTTCCCTAGCAGATAGACCATATGAGGAACCCCCACAAAAACCACCACGGTTCTCTCAGCTAAGA TGCCAGGATTTGATATCCCAGACTTCCTCGCCATTGAGCCAGAGTGACTCTTGTACAGGGAGGTCTGCAGAGCTCTTGTTACCTTTGGGAGATGCTGGAAAGAGGAGACACGAGAGCAGCCATGATACTGCATCTTACCCTCGAACAGAGAGACTCAAGACACAG GAGGAACGCCGAGAATCAAAACTTACACTCAGACCCCCAAGTCTGGCAGCTCCTTATGCCCCTGTTCAACACTGGCAGCACCAGCCAGAAAAACTTATATTTGAGTCCTGTGGATATGAAGCCAAT TATTTAGGATCAATGTTAATCAAAGATCTTCGAGGGACAGAATCTACACAGGATGCCTGTGCAAAGATGAGG aaatctacaGAACATATGAAGAAGATCCCAACTATAATTTTATCTATCACTTACAAAGGGGTGAAGTTTATAGATGCATCTAACAAG AATGTTATTGCTGAGCATGAAATCCGTAACATCTCTTGTGCTGCCCAGGACCCAGAGGATCTCTGTACATTTGCCTATATCACCAAGGACTTGCAGACTAGCCACCACTATTGCCATGTCTTCAGTACCGTTGATGTT AACCTCACGTATGAAATCATTTTGACATTGGGGCAAGCATTTGAAGTAGCCTACCAGTTGGCCCTTCAGGCTCAAAAATCAAAACATCCAGGTGCTTTGACTgctgaaacaacagaaacaaaatcttCAAAACCGGTGCCTAAACCTCGAGCCAGCATGAGGAAATCAGCA CTGGAGCCATCTGAAGTGGACCAAGACTCACAGTCTCATGCTAGTGTGTCTTGGGTTGTTGAGCCCAAGCAGGATTCCAAGAGGACCGTCAGCACTAAGTATGAGACTACTATCTTCTGA